A section of the Flavobacterium sp. CG_23.5 genome encodes:
- a CDS encoding phage integrase SAM-like domain-containing protein has product MATFKYFTKGDNNPTTIYLRFTQGRKFDLKKTTSLLINPKYWNNKKGEVKQVEEFSDKTNFQNRLNELETIIVNGFNTDYSNGIIINSNWIDDKIKSFLNQSKETDLIYFKDYAEHYLKNLPNIVRKNGVTGVTDATLSKFGTIVKKIEGFETYQKKRYKLTDVDLKFHKDFIYYLHDVEKLGFNTTGKYLMFVKTIVLDAKKNGFPFNPDILKEDFRATKEKTTFITLSEKEIDLVFNHNFSKNPSLDNARNWLIIGVWTGARAGDLLNFTKKKIKDNFIEYVAQKTDQKIVLPLHWQVKQIIENCNGLPHKISTQKYNDYIKLVCQEIGLNEKIEGAKSIDINNIKGEKAKKPKIWRKQKGTYKKWELVSTHIGRRSFATNHYGKLPTPVIMSATGHTTEKMLLGYIGKSSQDNAKILKDYWNKLEQIRAEKTVLQIAK; this is encoded by the coding sequence ATGGCTACTTTTAAATATTTCACAAAAGGCGACAACAATCCAACTACAATTTATTTAAGATTTACACAAGGTCGAAAATTTGATTTAAAAAAAACCACATCACTTTTAATAAATCCAAAATATTGGAATAACAAAAAAGGCGAGGTTAAACAAGTTGAGGAATTTAGTGATAAAACAAATTTTCAAAATAGATTAAACGAATTAGAAACTATTATTGTAAACGGGTTTAATACTGATTATTCAAATGGAATTATTATAAATTCAAATTGGATAGATGATAAAATAAAATCATTTTTAAATCAAAGCAAAGAAACCGATTTAATATATTTTAAAGATTATGCAGAGCATTATTTAAAAAACCTACCAAACATAGTTAGAAAAAACGGTGTAACGGGCGTTACTGATGCTACTTTGTCAAAATTTGGTACAATAGTAAAAAAAATTGAAGGCTTTGAAACCTACCAAAAAAAACGATATAAATTAACGGATGTTGATTTAAAATTTCATAAAGATTTTATTTACTATTTGCACGATGTCGAAAAATTAGGTTTTAATACAACTGGAAAATATTTGATGTTTGTGAAAACAATTGTTTTGGATGCTAAAAAAAACGGTTTTCCTTTTAATCCTGATATTTTAAAAGAAGACTTTAGAGCAACCAAAGAAAAAACAACTTTTATTACACTTTCAGAAAAAGAAATTGATTTAGTTTTTAATCATAATTTCAGTAAAAACCCAAGTTTAGACAATGCTCGAAACTGGTTAATAATTGGCGTTTGGACTGGAGCAAGAGCGGGCGATTTATTGAATTTTACAAAGAAAAAAATTAAAGATAATTTTATAGAATACGTTGCACAAAAAACAGATCAAAAAATAGTTTTACCGTTACATTGGCAAGTAAAACAAATTATAGAAAATTGTAACGGTTTGCCTCATAAAATTTCAACTCAAAAATATAACGATTATATTAAATTAGTTTGTCAAGAAATTGGACTTAATGAAAAAATTGAAGGTGCAAAAAGTATAGATATTAATAATATAAAAGGCGAAAAAGCAAAAAAACCGAAAATTTGGCGAAAACAAAAAGGGACTTATAAAAAATGGGAGCTTGTAAGCACCCATATTGGAAGGCGGTCTTTTGCTACTAACCATTACGGAAAATTACCTACACCCGTTATAATGTCGGCAACGGGGCACACAACAGAAAAAATGCTACTCGGATATATTGGAAAATCCTCACAAGACAATGCGAAAATATTAAAAGATTACTGGAATAAATTGGAACAAATTAGAGCGGAAAAAACCGTTTTACAAATCGCTAAATAA
- a CDS encoding ABC transporter permease, whose translation MNFPLYIAKRYILSNSKNNAINIINRIASMGIIVGAMALFVVLSVFSGLKVFSLSFTNDIDPDLKISSTLGKSFFISPTQESQIKKIDGLASYTKIIEERVLFTFDGKQEVTYLKGVDANFSKVNAIKKKLFNGQWLKPDTYQVVVGYGIAQKFSMGLLDFNNQLEVLVPKPGKGTIENQEQAFNKTDIIPVGIYAISEDLDSKYVFADLGLAQELLEYKTNQISGIEIKEKPGADENAIISQLQTIFNTKITVKNRAQLNESLYKMLNTENIAVYLIFTLVIVVALFNLIGALIMMILDKKGNLKTLFNLGTEIKDLRKIFLLQGTLLSVFGGIIGLVLGIIIVLLQQQFELIMITPTLAYPVIFNLENVLIVMATIVTLGFVASLIASSRVSKKLLE comes from the coding sequence TTGAATTTTCCTCTTTACATAGCCAAACGCTATATTCTTAGCAACAGCAAAAACAACGCTATTAATATCATCAATCGCATTGCCAGCATGGGAATTATTGTGGGGGCGATGGCTTTGTTTGTGGTTTTATCCGTTTTTAGTGGACTGAAAGTTTTTAGTCTTTCGTTTACCAATGACATTGATCCGGATTTAAAAATAAGCAGCACTTTAGGGAAATCATTTTTTATTTCTCCCACTCAGGAAAGCCAAATTAAGAAAATTGATGGTCTTGCTTCGTATACCAAAATAATTGAAGAACGGGTCTTATTTACTTTTGACGGAAAACAAGAAGTTACTTATCTGAAAGGTGTTGATGCCAATTTCAGTAAAGTTAATGCAATTAAAAAAAAGCTTTTTAATGGTCAGTGGCTGAAACCGGATACGTATCAAGTGGTTGTTGGTTATGGAATTGCCCAGAAGTTTTCGATGGGTTTACTCGATTTTAATAATCAATTGGAAGTTTTGGTCCCAAAGCCAGGAAAAGGCACCATCGAAAATCAAGAACAAGCCTTTAACAAAACTGATATTATTCCTGTTGGTATTTATGCCATCAGCGAAGATTTAGACTCAAAATATGTTTTTGCCGATTTAGGTTTAGCGCAAGAATTATTGGAATACAAAACCAATCAGATTTCCGGAATTGAAATAAAAGAGAAACCGGGAGCGGATGAAAATGCTATTATCAGCCAACTACAAACTATTTTCAATACTAAAATTACCGTAAAAAATAGGGCTCAGCTTAATGAATCGCTCTATAAAATGTTGAATACTGAAAATATAGCCGTGTATTTAATATTTACTTTGGTCATTGTTGTGGCGCTTTTTAACTTGATTGGCGCTTTAATTATGATGATTTTGGACAAAAAAGGAAATCTAAAAACTCTTTTTAATTTGGGAACAGAAATCAAGGATTTGCGAAAAATATTCCTGCTTCAAGGTACTTTATTGAGTGTTTTTGGCGGGATTATCGGGCTGGTTTTAGGAATTATAATTGTGTTACTGCAACAACAATTTGAACTTATTATGATAACACCGACACTGGCTTATCCTGTAATTTTCAATTTAGAAAATGTACTAATTGTTATGGCAACCATCGTTACGCTTGGGTTTGTGGCTTCACTTATTGCGAGTAGTCGTGTAAGTAAAAAATTGTTGGAATAG
- the lepA gene encoding translation elongation factor 4 — protein MKHIRNFCIIAHIDHGKSTLADRLLGATQTVTAREEKAQLLDNMDLERERGITIKSHAIQMEYTYKGQEYILNLIDTPGHVDFSYEVSRSIAACEGALLIVDAAQSIQAQTISNLYLALENDLEIIPVLNKVDLPSANPEEVSDDIIDLLGCKLEDIIHASGKTGFGVENILAAIIEKIPPPSGNVDEPLQALIFDSHYNPFRGIEVIFRVKNGQIKKGQKIKFMATGNEYFADEIGTLKLNQVPKQVISAGDVGYLISGIKEAKEVKVGDTLTDAKTPTTNIIKGFEDVKPMVFAGIYPVDTEDYEELRNSMEKLQLNDASLVFLPESSAALGFGFRCGFLGMLHMEIIQERLEREFNMTVITTVPNVSYLAYTKKDPTTPLIVNNPSDLPEPSRLDHVEEPFIKATIITKSDYVGNVMSLCIEKRGLITNQTYLTTERVELTFDMPLAEIVFDFYDRLKTVSKGYASFDYTPIGMRTSNLVKVDILLNATIVDALSSLMHADNAYQIGKKMCEKLRELIPRQQFDIPIQAAIGVKVISRETIKALRKDVTAKCYGGDISRKRKLLEKQKKGKKRMRLVGNVEIPQEAFMAVLKLND, from the coding sequence ATGAAACATATTAGGAATTTTTGCATTATTGCACATATTGATCACGGGAAAAGTACGCTTGCTGACCGTTTACTTGGGGCAACTCAAACGGTTACCGCTCGTGAAGAAAAGGCGCAATTGCTAGATAACATGGATTTGGAACGCGAACGCGGGATTACGATTAAGAGTCACGCAATTCAGATGGAATATACTTATAAAGGCCAGGAATACATCCTGAATTTGATTGATACTCCAGGACACGTGGATTTTTCGTATGAGGTTTCTCGTTCTATTGCGGCTTGCGAAGGCGCGCTTTTGATTGTAGATGCTGCACAAAGTATCCAAGCACAAACGATTTCGAATTTGTATTTGGCTTTAGAAAACGACTTGGAAATTATTCCGGTTTTGAATAAAGTGGATTTACCAAGTGCCAATCCAGAGGAAGTAAGTGACGATATTATTGATTTACTTGGATGTAAATTGGAAGATATAATTCATGCTTCGGGTAAAACTGGTTTTGGTGTAGAAAATATATTGGCAGCGATTATCGAAAAAATTCCACCTCCATCCGGAAATGTGGATGAGCCGTTACAAGCCTTGATTTTTGACTCGCATTACAATCCGTTTAGAGGAATTGAAGTTATTTTCCGTGTGAAAAACGGACAAATAAAAAAAGGTCAAAAGATTAAATTCATGGCTACCGGAAATGAATATTTTGCAGACGAAATTGGTACCTTGAAATTGAATCAAGTTCCCAAACAAGTAATTTCAGCCGGTGATGTTGGGTATTTAATTTCTGGAATTAAAGAAGCAAAAGAAGTAAAAGTGGGTGATACGTTGACGGATGCAAAAACACCAACAACGAATATAATTAAAGGTTTTGAAGATGTGAAACCAATGGTTTTTGCGGGAATTTATCCTGTAGATACTGAAGATTATGAAGAGTTGAGAAACTCTATGGAAAAACTACAGTTGAATGATGCTTCGTTGGTATTTTTACCGGAAAGTTCGGCAGCTTTAGGATTTGGTTTCCGTTGTGGATTCTTGGGAATGTTACACATGGAAATTATTCAGGAGCGTTTAGAGCGTGAGTTCAATATGACTGTTATCACAACAGTTCCCAACGTTTCGTATTTGGCTTACACCAAAAAAGATCCTACGACACCACTTATTGTAAACAATCCTTCGGACTTGCCTGAGCCTTCTCGTTTAGACCATGTTGAAGAACCTTTTATAAAAGCAACTATCATTACAAAATCCGATTATGTTGGGAATGTAATGAGTCTGTGTATCGAAAAACGAGGTTTGATTACCAACCAAACGTATTTGACAACAGAACGTGTTGAATTGACTTTCGATATGCCTTTGGCAGAGATTGTATTTGATTTTTACGATCGTTTGAAAACGGTTTCTAAAGGATATGCTTCGTTTGATTATACACCAATCGGAATGAGAACGTCTAATTTGGTTAAAGTGGATATCTTATTGAACGCAACGATAGTCGATGCTTTGTCCTCTTTGATGCATGCCGATAATGCGTATCAAATTGGTAAAAAAATGTGTGAGAAATTGAGAGAATTGATTCCTCGTCAACAATTTGACATTCCTATCCAAGCTGCTATTGGGGTTAAAGTTATCTCACGCGAAACCATCAAAGCCTTACGTAAAGATGTTACGGCCAAATGTTATGGTGGGGATATTTCACGTAAACGTAAATTATTGGAAAAACAGAAAAAGGGTAAAAAACGTATGAGACTGGTTGGAAATGTTGAGATTCCACAAGAAGCGTTTATGGCGGTTTTGAAATTGAATGATTAA
- the dusB gene encoding tRNA dihydrouridine synthase DusB encodes MVKIGNIELPDFPLLLAPMEDVSDPPYRRLCKMHGADLMYSEFISSEGLIRDAIKSRMKLDIFDYERPVGIQIFGGDEEAMAMSSKIVSAVNPDLIDINFGCPVKKVVCKGAGAGVLKDVDLMIRLTKAVIDSTHLPVTVKTRLGWDDNSINIDEVAERLQDIGVAALSIHARTRAQMYKGHSDWSHIARVKNNPRITMPIFGNGDIDSPEKALQYKNEYGIDGIMIGRAAIGYPWIFNEIKHYFKTGEHLAKPTVIDRVEAVRNHLTWAMEWKGERLGIVETRPHYTNYFKGIHSFKTHKQKLVTLDSPEELFAALNEIEESYAGYEVV; translated from the coding sequence ATGGTCAAGATTGGCAACATAGAATTACCTGATTTCCCATTACTTCTTGCACCTATGGAAGATGTGAGTGACCCTCCATACCGCAGATTGTGCAAGATGCATGGTGCCGATTTGATGTACTCCGAATTCATTTCATCCGAAGGATTGATTCGCGACGCCATCAAAAGCCGAATGAAATTAGATATTTTCGATTATGAGCGTCCCGTTGGGATTCAGATTTTTGGTGGTGACGAGGAAGCCATGGCGATGTCGTCTAAAATTGTTTCTGCGGTAAATCCGGATTTGATCGATATTAACTTTGGATGTCCTGTTAAAAAAGTCGTTTGCAAAGGCGCCGGAGCCGGAGTCCTGAAAGATGTTGATTTAATGATTCGCTTAACGAAAGCCGTTATTGATAGCACCCATTTGCCAGTAACCGTAAAAACCCGTTTGGGTTGGGATGATAATTCCATCAATATCGATGAGGTTGCGGAGCGTTTGCAAGACATTGGTGTTGCCGCTTTAAGCATTCACGCCAGAACGCGTGCCCAAATGTATAAGGGCCATTCCGATTGGTCGCATATTGCCCGAGTAAAAAATAACCCAAGAATTACAATGCCTATTTTTGGCAACGGCGATATCGATTCTCCCGAAAAAGCATTACAATATAAAAATGAATACGGTATTGACGGAATCATGATTGGTCGTGCTGCGATCGGTTACCCGTGGATTTTTAACGAAATCAAACATTATTTCAAAACAGGAGAGCATTTGGCTAAACCTACCGTTATTGATAGAGTTGAAGCGGTTCGAAATCACCTCACTTGGGCGATGGAATGGAAAGGAGAAAGACTAGGAATTGTTGAAACGCGTCCTCATTATACCAATTATTTTAAAGGAATACATTCTTTTAAAACCCACAAACAAAAATTAGTAACGCTAGATAGTCCTGAAGAATTGTTCGCCGCTTTGAATGAAATTGAAGAGTCATATGCGGGTTATGAGGTAGTGTAA
- a CDS encoding helix-turn-helix domain-containing protein, with translation MKTTMLHEITPDELTEKILNGVKIQIDEFKKDFETGSKTDFFTRDELAAFLNISLFTVHNWTNKKIITALKIGNRTYFERRAIEEILLKSNTTTK, from the coding sequence ATGAAAACAACAATGTTACACGAAATTACTCCAGACGAATTAACCGAAAAAATTTTAAATGGTGTGAAAATTCAAATTGATGAATTTAAAAAAGACTTTGAAACTGGCTCAAAAACTGATTTTTTCACAAGGGATGAATTGGCAGCTTTTTTAAATATCAGCCTTTTTACAGTGCACAATTGGACGAACAAAAAAATTATTACGGCCTTAAAAATTGGTAATAGAACTTATTTTGAACGCCGAGCAATTGAAGAAATTTTACTTAAATCAAACACTACAACAAAATGA